In Penaeus monodon isolate SGIC_2016 chromosome 7, NSTDA_Pmon_1, whole genome shotgun sequence, the following are encoded in one genomic region:
- the LOC119575525 gene encoding RNA-binding protein 25-like, protein EERERERREDGQEEEEERDERKEREREREERERE, encoded by the exons gaagagagagagagagagaggagagaggacgggcaagaggaggaagaggagagagac gagagaaaagagagagagagagagagagaagagagagagagagag